Genomic DNA from Taurinivorans muris:
GAAAACATAATATTTATCAGGTGTCACCATGCCGCCAACAACAGCTTCACCAAGACCGTAGCTTGCGTCAATACTTACAAGGTCGTTGCGGACTGTTCCGCGGCAGCCGGAAGAAGTGTCGGCTGCAAAAGCGGTACCGGAAACAACGGGATTGATCATGCGCATGATACAAACAGACAAAGAAGTTTGTTCGATAGCCCATTCTTTTTTAGCTTGTACGGCAAGTTCTTCATTGCCCGTCGCTTCCGCCTGGGTGATACCGTCACGAATGGCTTCACGGCGATAGGTCATGGAGCGGAGATTATAAGCGGACGCGCAGTCCCAATGATACGCCTGCACCACTTTATCTTCACCGACAATATTCAAATAGGTGTCCTGCAAGCCTGCAAAAGCTTTTTTGCGGGAGTCTTCACCGGCTGCGGAAGAACGCACGGCAACAGGCACATCTTCCGCTCCCGCTTCCTTGCAAATGGCTTTATAGGCTTCACGCACAGCCGTATCGACTTCCTGAGGCAAGTCAACCGATAAAATGGCGGACTGCACCAAAACGGAACGTTTGCGGAGCTGGTCGATAACTTCCTGTGAAGTCGCAAACCCTTCAACAACGTTATTTACGAAAGTACGCAAACGGATTTTCGTTGCACTCGGTTCTTTTGCGTCGGCTTTTTTAATTTCTTTTCCGAGGTTACGCACCAATTTCTGCAAGAAATCAGAGTCACGATTAATTTCAGGGTCATTCCAGTCAATACGCGTATACTCTCTTTCAACGAGGGAACGAACAAGAGCTGCGTTAACAGTTGTTTCATCCAACACCTTATGGAAGTTGATAGATGAAATCGCACGGAATTGAGGACTGCGAACACCTTTAATCTCGTGAATTTTTGCAGTGTTGAAGTTTTTACCGCCAACGATGATTTCGGCGCTTTCGCCAATAGCCATAATGTCGGCACCGGTAAGAACTAATTTTTCTCTTAATGCTTCAATGCTTGAAGTTTCAGTATTTTTTTTACTCATTTGTTCCTCCGAGAAATGCGTACATTAACTCGTTTTTATGTATTACTTTGTTTCATTGTTGGAAATAAACGCAGCTTTGTGCGATGCGGAAATTTGCGTGCCGCAGTACGGACAGAAATTCGCATCGGTATATGCCAAAGGCTTGCCGCATTCCTTATTTTGACAAGTAAGCGGCATGCTGTCGATTTCCATAATAAGTTCACCTTCATGCACAGGAGTCATTTTGCGTGAAACTTTATAATCAGCGGTTTTATAAACCTTTGTAACAATACCGTTACGAGGCGATAAAACTGCTTTTTCTTGCTTCATGATGGAGATATTGAAAAGTTCCTGACCTTTTTTGACAATATCGCCGACTTTTACATAGGTTACCCATAAATCACCGTTTGAAGGAGCGCCGATTTGGTTCTTGTCGTTAGGATCCGCCATAAGAATATCAGTAGAAACAGAACCCGTCGGATTGGCGACTTGCACTTCATGGGTCATAAACTGGGAATCATAAGCATATCTCACTTCCACAATTCCTTTGTCGGAAACGGGGCTGATATGATAAATGGTTATGCTGTGCGGTTTGCCGCCTTCATCAATAAATTGCAGTTCCCTGCCGGTTTCAAGCCCTTCAAACCAAACATCAAGAGGCAAAGCGTTCGGATCGCCGAAATCCTGCTTGAATTGAATATTTTTAATAGAATCACCGGGGTGATTCATATACATGACAAGCTCTTCGCTTGTCGGCTTGCGTTTCAGTATCTTTTCGCAGGCATTTTCCTCGGCCTCAAAATTAATAGGTTCCAAATGGTCCAAGGGGCTGTCTTCCGTTCTTTCGCGAACGGCATTTTTCCAATTATCCCCGAAAACGCTTTCATAAACCCAATCAGCAGGGAAACCTAAAGGCAGTCTGCCGAATTTTCCGAGCAGCAAATTACGGAAAGCGTCATTGCAGTCACGATAGAGAATAAGCCTATCCTTTTTCATCGCTTCGGATAAATCTTCTTCTTTTGTGTTCACCACGGTTTCCAAAATGTTAAGAAGCCTGTTCACTTCTTCCATTTCCCCGCGTTTCCAAGCGCCGGTAACCGCTAAGAACGCCGTATTCCACGTAATTTGCGAACCGGGTGTCACATCGTGATATTTGACGATTTTGCGTATCCCCGCAAGAAAACGGAGCATGTAAGGAAGCAAATGAATATATCCTTGCTTCATCGCCCCTTCCTGGGAAGAGGAAGTCGCTCCGCCCGGCATGCCGTGGGAAACGACATCATGGTCGATACCTTGGAAATACGGAGAACAATACCTGTCATAATACGGCATGATTTGCTTCAGCACAAAATTCGCGTCGCGGATCATATCTTTATTCAAATAGTTTCCAATGCCAAATTCTTCTTCCAAATACGCGGCTGTCGAGAGCACTTCGCCTTGTCCGTAGCTGCGTACGCCAGCCCCGAGGGCGACATCCAAAATCTGCACCCCGGCTTTTGCGGCTTCCGCCAGAGCCGGCGTGAACAAACCGTCCGTAAAATGCCTGTGATAATGCAAAACAAGCTGAGGCCAACGCTTACGAAGCGCGGTGACAAGTTCACGCACAAACAGCGGCGAACAGTTGCCCGCCATATCTTTCAAACCCAAAATAACGGATTTTGCCGCTTGTTCTTCACTCACGCCGAGAATACCGGCAACCATCGCCAAAGTGTTTTTCGTCACGTCAAGGTAATGTTCGACGTCAAAACCGCGATTGGGCGTTATGGAAAGAGCCGGTTCGAAAATAATGTCCTTACGGCTTAAAATAACTTCCGCAAGCGGTTTCATGTTTCTGATATCGTTCAAGAAATCAAAGCAGCGGATGACATGGTAATCGTCACAAATCATTTCGCACGTGCGCTGCATAAGGTTTCTCGGCTGCGGAGAGTAACCGAGCACGTTTGTCGAACGCACCAAAATCTGCTTCATGGTCTTCGGCGCAAAACTGTTCCATGCCTTAGCTTCACTGAACGGATAGGTCATATTTGCCATCATGTTGACATGGAAGTGGGCACCACCGCCATTTTCCAAAGAAAAGAACTGGCAATTATCCAAATAAGGACCGACAAGCTTATCCTCGGCTAAGCGAAATCTGTTGCTGCTGTTGGATTGGGTTTGGTCACGGCACGTAGTGTCCGTAAAATGGATTTTGTCGGAATCACGCACAAAGTCCAAAACAGCCTGTCTGTCCCCTACCGGATATACGGTGGGTGTTTTGCGGACTTCCCTGTCGATATGAGGCAAAACCGGTTCAAAATGAGGCATACGGGGAGTTTCCGCAGTGCGGTATTTTCCGCGCTGAACATGGGGATTATAACCTTTGGCGGATATTTCGGCGACCAAACGGCTCAAGCGTTCGGCTTCCGGATATAAATCTTGGTAATTCAATAATTCCGGGGTATTTTCAATAAAGGTCGTGTCAAAATTCGCTTTAAGAAAACGTTGGTTTCTAAGCACATGACGGAAAAACGGAATAGTCGTTTTCACGCCGCGGACACTGTATTCCTCCAAAGCGCGGGTCATGACGCTGCAAACTTTATCCCATCCGAGCCCGTAGGCGATAAGCAAAGATCCGGCTGAATCATAGTTTGAAGGAAAATCATAACCGGCTGAAAGGTTGGAGTCGATACGAACCCCCGGACCGCCGGGAGAAATATACCGTGTAATGCGTCCGGAGTTAGGGGAGAAGCCGTTTTTAGGGTCTTCGCAGTTAATGCGGACCTGCATTGCCGTATGGTACCCGTAGGTGTCTTCGTCATTAAAAGCCAAAGGCACGCCGAATGCCATTGCAATTTGCGTTTCAACAAGGTCGAAACCGTAACGGCTTTCGGTAATGCCGTGTTCAACCTGCAAGCGGGTATTGACTTCGATAAGATAAGGGGTTCCGTCGCTTGTCACAAGAAATTCAACTGTGCAGAGGGAATAATAATTGACGGCTTTTGCCAAGCGGATGGAATATTCTTTCAGTCTTGCGCGAAGTTCGGGAGTAATTCCTATCCACGGGGAAGGAGTGATTTCAATCAATTTTTGGTGATTGCGCTGTACGGAGCAGTCACGTTCGTCACAGGCGAAAACATTGCCGTATTTATCCGCAATAACCTGAATTTCTATATGGCGGACATTTTCCAAATATTTTTCAACAAATAAGCGGGGGTTTCCGAAAGAAGCCTCAGCCATGGCGGAAGCTTTCGCAAAAGCGTCTTCGAGGGTGTTTTCATCACGGATAACAAAAATGCCCCGACCGCCGCCGCCGCCTTCAGCCTTAAGCATCGCAGGCATGCCCATTTCGCGGATAAGGGCTTTTGCTTCTTCAACGGTGA
This window encodes:
- a CDS encoding pyruvate carboxylase, whose translation is MTPKTMDELLNELKGKPILVANRGIPARRICRSIRERFHATAIMTATDVDKTSPAVASAQELMLLGADPTSYLDLDLIISKAKKRGVVAIHPGWGFASEDDTFPRKCREAGIVFIGADADAMRMLGNKVEARNIAKKLGIPVVPGSEGSVTVEEAKALIREMGMPAMLKAEGGGGGRGIFVIRDENTLEDAFAKASAMAEASFGNPRLFVEKYLENVRHIEIQVIADKYGNVFACDERDCSVQRNHQKLIEITPSPWIGITPELRARLKEYSIRLAKAVNYYSLCTVEFLVTSDGTPYLIEVNTRLQVEHGITESRYGFDLVETQIAMAFGVPLAFNDEDTYGYHTAMQVRINCEDPKNGFSPNSGRITRYISPGGPGVRIDSNLSAGYDFPSNYDSAGSLLIAYGLGWDKVCSVMTRALEEYSVRGVKTTIPFFRHVLRNQRFLKANFDTTFIENTPELLNYQDLYPEAERLSRLVAEISAKGYNPHVQRGKYRTAETPRMPHFEPVLPHIDREVRKTPTVYPVGDRQAVLDFVRDSDKIHFTDTTCRDQTQSNSSNRFRLAEDKLVGPYLDNCQFFSLENGGGAHFHVNMMANMTYPFSEAKAWNSFAPKTMKQILVRSTNVLGYSPQPRNLMQRTCEMICDDYHVIRCFDFLNDIRNMKPLAEVILSRKDIIFEPALSITPNRGFDVEHYLDVTKNTLAMVAGILGVSEEQAAKSVILGLKDMAGNCSPLFVRELVTALRKRWPQLVLHYHRHFTDGLFTPALAEAAKAGVQILDVALGAGVRSYGQGEVLSTAAYLEEEFGIGNYLNKDMIRDANFVLKQIMPYYDRYCSPYFQGIDHDVVSHGMPGGATSSSQEGAMKQGYIHLLPYMLRFLAGIRKIVKYHDVTPGSQITWNTAFLAVTGAWKRGEMEEVNRLLNILETVVNTKEEDLSEAMKKDRLILYRDCNDAFRNLLLGKFGRLPLGFPADWVYESVFGDNWKNAVRERTEDSPLDHLEPINFEAEENACEKILKRKPTSEELVMYMNHPGDSIKNIQFKQDFGDPNALPLDVWFEGLETGRELQFIDEGGKPHSITIYHISPVSDKGIVEVRYAYDSQFMTHEVQVANPTGSVSTDILMADPNDKNQIGAPSNGDLWVTYVKVGDIVKKGQELFNISIMKQEKAVLSPRNGIVTKVYKTADYKVSRKMTPVHEGELIMEIDSMPLTCQNKECGKPLAYTDANFCPYCGTQISASHKAAFISNNETK